A stretch of DNA from Candidatus Goldiibacteriota bacterium:
TGCCGGTATTTTATTCGCTATGGCAAGCTGATTTAAAACATAAAGCATTTCCTGCGTGCGTTCCACCGCAAAAACAGGTATTATCACCCTGCCGTTTTTCTTATAGGTCTCTGTTATTATCATTGAAAGCCTGTCCTGCGCTGTGTCTATCGCCTTGTGGTCCCTGCCGCCGTAAGTGCTTTCCAGTATCAGGTAATCCACATCATATATTTCATCCGGATCTTTTAAAATTGGCAGCGACTTTCTTCCCAAATCGCCGGAAAAACAGATTTTAATCTTCTTATTGCCTTCTTTAAGTTTTACAACAGCCATGGAAGAACCAAGGATATGCCCGGCGTTAAGAAGGTAGGCGTACAGGCCGTCTGTCAGCGGAAAATTTTCCCCAAGATTTTTTGGAACAAACTGCTTTAACGCGGCTTCCGCCTGAGCTTCCGTATAAAGAGGCTCAAAAGGCGCTTTTCCCTGCTTTATCCTTTTTCTGTTTACGTATTCAAGGTCTTTTAACTGCACAAACGCGGAATCCGGCAGCATTATTGAACATAAATCTTTTGTGGCATAAGTGGAATAGATATCCCCTTTAAAACCCTGAGAAGTAAAAGTGGGAATATTTCCCGAATGGTCAATGTGCGCGTGTGTTAATATCATGGCCTGAACGTCTGACGGAGGCAGCGGAAACTGCCTGTTTCTTTCATAACTTTCTTTCCTTTTGCCCTGTATCATACCGCAGTCTATCGCGAAATTTTTACCGTCTTTTTCTATTATGTGAAAAGACCCCGTAACTTCACGTGCCGCTCCGCTGAACTTTAGTTTTAGCAAGGGATTCTCCTATAAAGAAAATATTTTATTCATTTCGTAAGAATCTTTATCAATATCCCTTTCTTTTCCGGTTACATTTTTCATGTCATGAATCACAATATCATTACCCTGAATTCCCACCATTTTGCTTTCGCCTGTTTTCATTTTCTTAATCAGTTTTACGGCGTTATATCCAAAACTAAGCCCAAGTTTTCTGCTTCTTGCTGTCGGCGTGCCGCCCCTTTGAATATAACCCAGCACGGAACAGCGCACTTCAAAACCCAGTTTCTTTTCAAGCTTAACGGCAAAATCAATACCGCTGCCAAGCCCTTCGGCCATAACTATTATGCTGCTGCTTTTGCCCCTTTTTATGCCTGCCTTTAAGGTATTAGCAATCTTTAAAAGGTTAAAATCTTTTTTAAATTCAGGTATAAGAATTATTTCCGCGCCCCCGGTTATCCCGCATTCAAGAGTTAAAAAACCATGCTCCCTTCCCATTAATTCCACAATAAACACCCTTTCATGCGATGCCGCTGTGTCCCTTATCTTATCAATGGCTTCAAGCGCCACGTTGACCGCCGTGTCAAATCCTATTGTAAAGTCGGTGCCATAAACATCATTATCAATTGAAGCCGGTATAAATACCGTTGGTATCCCCGCTTCTTTAGTTACCGTATAAGCCCCCATCCTTGACCCGTCGCCGCCTATTACTATAAGTCCGTCTATAAGATTCTTCTTAAGATACGCGTAAGCTTCGTGCCTTTTTGCGGGAATCCTGAAATCTTTTGACCGCACAGTCCTTAATATAGTGCCGCCTTTATTTACAATATTACTCACCGAATATGATTCCATCTTTTTGAACATGTTCTGCAGAAGGCCGCTGAAACCCTCTTCAATGGCGTATACTTCCATTCCTAACCCTATGGCGGTCCTTACCACGCCCCTTATTGCGGCGTTCATACCGGGCGCGTCGCCTCCGGTTGTCATTACGGCAATGCGTTTAACCATGATTAAAGCTCCTTTGAATTTTTAAAATTGGATTAGCGGCGCTGAAAGCCGCCGGCTGTATGATTTAAACGGGGTAATTGATATTAAAAATTTATTTTTTTAAATGCTTATCTGCCTGTTTTTGCCCGCGGACTTCCACATCATCACTTTTAATTCTTCTTCATCCCTTGTTTCCCAGTACATGGTGGTATCTATGACTTCAAGGTCGGTGACATATTTCTTTTTAATGTAATCAAGCACTTTAACGGCTTTTATGTGATGTTCCGCGTTTCTTGTAAACATTTTAATATACGGGCTGTACATAAATTCATATTTTTTTACGGTAATTTTACCGGTGGATATCGGGTCATCCACAAGCTGCATTGATACGGCCGCCATACTTCCGTTTTTATCAAATGAAAATGTCAACGGGTCGTTTCCCATGCCGATAAACAGTGAAATTCCGTCAAGAAAAACCTCCGCGCTGCTTACTTTTCTTATTTCCCCGCCGAACTCCGGACCTGTAATTTCTTCCGGTTCAGGGGCGGTTCTTGTCTTTCTGCTCATGGTATGGAAATTTTCCGTTATAAACTGGTATTTCCACCCGCTTATTGCCGATATATCCGCAAGTTCCTCTTCAAGTTCCCTGATAACTTCCCTGTGGGATATGGTTCCCCTGTATTTTAAATATGCCAAAATTTTATCCTTTTATCCTGAATACTACGCGCCTGTTTTTTGGTACATTGATATCCTTATATGCTTCAAACTTAAAGTTATTTTTTGGAAGTTTTAAGGATTCCACCACAACTTTCTGAAGGGTCCTTATCTGTTCGTTTGCAACAGCTTCATCATCCGAATATACCCTTACGACAACAGGATACAGGTTGCTCATCTTAATATAATCTTTTATCTCTTCAATCGCGTTTTTGCCTTCTTCCGTAAGCCTTTCCCTTCTTTTTGCCTGAAACATCATGGCTTCAGCCGCTTCCAAAACAAGAGTCCCGTCAATCTTATACTTAATAGCGTTAACCACACGGGGCTCTTTTCTGTTAACCGCCCCCGGATTTCCCGCTTTATCCATCCAATAAAGCCTGTAAGTATATCCGGAGTTCATCCTTAAGATATAGCCTTCTTCGTCAAAACCGTCCCATACAAACTGTTCCGGCATGTTGCCGCTGCCCTTAATAAGCTTTACTGTTTTGCCGGCAAGGTCGGTAACTTTAAATGTCCACTTTTCAATTTCTATATTCTGTTTTTTAAGCGCCAGGTTGAAAATAGGGGCTTCTTCAAAGTAATCAAAGTTAGGGTGATAGTCCGCGCGTTCCT
This window harbors:
- a CDS encoding MBL fold metallo-hydrolase, with the translated sequence MLKLKFSGAAREVTGSFHIIEKDGKNFAIDCGMIQGKRKESYERNRQFPLPPSDVQAMILTHAHIDHSGNIPTFTSQGFKGDIYSTYATKDLCSIMLPDSAFVQLKDLEYVNRKRIKQGKAPFEPLYTEAQAEAALKQFVPKNLGENFPLTDGLYAYLLNAGHILGSSMAVVKLKEGNKKIKICFSGDLGRKSLPILKDPDEIYDVDYLILESTYGGRDHKAIDTAQDRLSMIITETYKKNGRVIIPVFAVERTQEMLYVLNQLAIANKIPAMPIFVDSPLAIEATEVFKKHSECFDEKMMDYIANNNNPFYLELVRYTRDVDESMAINEYRKPCIVLSAQGMCEAGRILHHLKNGVDNPNNTILFVGYQAANTLGRKIVEGERNIKIFGEPHTVQARVEKIDEFSGHAGQSDLVEFVKKASGPKLKKVLLVHGEEEEQRELMKALKDAGIENVYNPEPGYVEVIDP
- a CDS encoding 6-phosphofructokinase, which gives rise to MVKRIAVMTTGGDAPGMNAAIRGVVRTAIGLGMEVYAIEEGFSGLLQNMFKKMESYSVSNIVNKGGTILRTVRSKDFRIPAKRHEAYAYLKKNLIDGLIVIGGDGSRMGAYTVTKEAGIPTVFIPASIDNDVYGTDFTIGFDTAVNVALEAIDKIRDTAASHERVFIVELMGREHGFLTLECGITGGAEIILIPEFKKDFNLLKIANTLKAGIKRGKSSSIIVMAEGLGSGIDFAVKLEKKLGFEVRCSVLGYIQRGGTPTARSRKLGLSFGYNAVKLIKKMKTGESKMVGIQGNDIVIHDMKNVTGKERDIDKDSYEMNKIFSL